The following proteins are co-located in the Branchiostoma lanceolatum isolate klBraLanc5 chromosome 16, klBraLanc5.hap2, whole genome shotgun sequence genome:
- the LOC136421500 gene encoding alkylglycerol monooxygenase-like, with protein sequence MAEVELKIAEVIAGKDGPSVLTGLRRIFYLVTPNETSFQTLEEVPKYVGQASPFFIGLILLELMVASLKNKQTPARLNDSISSLSAGMISETSNLFSKGIYMVTYVWVYENYRLVELPWNSPVTWWTAFIMVEFTYYWLHRMSHEVNIMWASHQVHHSSEDYNLTTALRQSSTQKVLTFFLFQLPAAFLVPPAAYSAHYQFNLLYQFWIHTELVTSLGPLEYILNTPSHHRVHHGRNPYCIDKNYGGTLIIFDRMFGTFAKEEEKVVYGLTHPLNTWDPIWVQFCHFIHIWKTFWATPGLTNKLSVLLKGPGWAPGKPRLGCIEDIPKVKYPEPKYDSKVSSLWSVYVAIHFFLAMVLYQELFAVVKCI encoded by the exons atggcggaggtTGAGTTGAAAATTGCGGAGGTGATCGCGGGAAAGGACGGGCCGTCGGTCCTGACGGGGCTCCGGCGGATTTTCTACCTCGTCACTCCCAACGAAACGTCGTTCCAAACCTTGGAGGAAGTTCCCAAATACGTAGGACAG GCATCCCCATTCTTTATAGGCTTGATCCTGCTGGAGTTGATGGTGGCTTCTCTGAAGAACAAACAAACGCCCGCCCGTCTGAACGACTCCATAAGCTCTCTGTCAGCAGGAATGATATCAGAAACATCAAA CTTGTTCTCCAAGGGTATTTACATGGTGACGTACGTCTGGGTGTACGAGAACTACCGACTGGTGGAGCTACCCTGGAACTCCCCTGTAACCTGGTGGACTGCCTTCATAATGGTGGAGTTTACCTACTACTGGCTGCACAGGATGTCacatg AAGTGAACATTATGTGGGCATCACACCAGGTTCACCACAGCTCAGAAGACTACAACCTGACAACGGCACTGAGACAGTCTTCCACTCAGAAAGTTCTCACATTCTTT CTCTTCCAACTCCCTGCGGCTTTCCTGGTTCCCCCTGCTGCGTACTCAGCCCACTATCAGTTCAACCTGTTATATCAGTTCTGGATTCACACTGAG CTGGTGACGTCCCTTGGGCCCCTGGAGTACATACTAAACACTCCCAGCCACCACAGAGTCCACCATG GAAGGAACCCATACTGTATTGACAAGAACTATGGTGGTACTCTGATCATCTTTGACAGGATGTTTG GTACATTTGCCAAAGAGGAAGAGAAGGTTGTATACGGCCTGACACATCCACTCAACACATGGGACCCTATCTGGGTGCAG TTTTGTCACTTCATCCATATCTGGAAGACATTCTGGGCAACTCCAGGCCTGACCAACAAGTTGTCCGTACTGTTGAAGGGACCTGGCTGGGCACCCGGGAAACCTCGGCTGGGGTGTATTGAAGACATCCCTAAG GTGAAGTATCCAGAGCCAAAGTACGACAGCAAAGTGTCCAGCCTGTGGTCCGTCTATGTGGCTATACACTTTTTCCTGGCCATGGTCCTATACCAGGAGCTGTTTGCTGTTGTTAAG TGCATCTAA
- the LOC136421350 gene encoding aldo-keto reductase family 1 member B1-like — translation MAGPAVRLCTGAPMPLLGLGTWRARQNDCYRAVKAALDMGYRHIDTAEYYRNEKEIGQALHENFAAGLKREEVFVTSKLWNTRHHPDDVLPACQRSLTDLGLDYLDLYLMHFPVAYARGDNFLPFDDKGQAFTLDIHFMETWKAMEKLVDAGLVKAIGVSNFNISQMEEVLTNGRIKPAVNQVESHPYLGCHRLLEYCTSKGVVITAYCPIARPGSKEAEEYKVGSLLEDPVITEISNKHGKTPAQVCLKSSTPARIKENSQLFDFELSEDDMSAINKLDKNGRLCWFSLACTTHQHWPFNEEF, via the exons ATGGCAGGGCCTGCAGTGAGACTATGTACCGGGGCACCCATGCCTCTCCTGGGACTTGGGACATGGAGG GCTCGACAGAATGATTGTTACCGTGCCGTGAAGGCGGCTCTGGACATGGGCTATCGTCACATCGACACTGCGGAATATTACCGGAACGAGAAAGAAATTGGTCAAGCTCTTCATGAGAACTTCGCGGCAGGACTGAAGAGGGAAGAAGTGTTCGTGACCAGCAAG TTGTGGAACACCAGGCACCACCCCGATGACGTCCTCCCCGCCTGTCAGAGGAGCCTAACAGACCTGGGACTAGACTACCTGGACCTGTACCTCATGCACTTCCCTGTGGCTTATGCG agAGGAGACAACTTTCTCCCGTTTGATGACAAGGGCCAGGCTTTTACACTTGACATCCACTTCATGGAGACATGGAAG gcCATGGAGAAGCTAGTTGATGCAGGCCTGGTGAAGGCCATCGGTGTGTCCAACTTCAACATCTCACAGATGGAGGAGGTTCTGACCAATGGGAGGATCAaaccagctgtcaatcaa GTTGAGAGTCACCCGTATCTTGGTTGCCATCGGTTACTGGAATATTGCACATCCAAAGGTGTCGTCATCACGGCCTACTGTCCAATAGCAAGGCCCGG ATCGAAAGAAGCAGAGGAGTACAAAGTAGGCTCTCTGTTGGAGGACCCGGTCATAACGGAGATCAGTAATAAACATGGGAAGACTCCAGCACAG GTGTGTCTTAAGAGTTCCACGCCTGCCAGGATCAAGGAAAACTCACAG CTCTTCGACTTTGAGTTGAGTGAAGATGACATGTCGGCCATCAACAAGCTTGACAAGAACGGTAGACTCTGCTGGTTTAGTCTAGC GTGTACAACACATCAACACTGGCCCTTCAATGAAGAGTTCTAA